Proteins encoded within one genomic window of Congzhengia minquanensis:
- a CDS encoding DUF975 family protein, with product MWNRKDLKHHAKGALKRNYLGIVITCMLVSIALGYAVSPVKSAEQMFHPNSRPSAGASAAKTVDNARQESTSNTEIVDSFLGGMGIENDTAKRWTGGVLSQFANNTQGAGSVIYGIMNTINQIVFSDRISPGIIIGAGALISFLIFIFLKNVLQIGFCRYLLEARIYSRTRLNRILFPWHIKRCFSIVKIMFVKWLFQLFWTFTIVGGLIKTYSYRLVPFIAAENPDISPREAISLSREMMKGNKWRAFVLDISFLPWSLLNMLTFNLLEILFIQPYKKLTDAEFYMALRAQAKAGCVSGVDRLCDVLLDKEEQIGEYPVNDYFIPPAPARHWARADYNRSYSVSSLILIFFAFSFVGWVWEVSLHLFKDGVFVNRGVSFGPWLPIYGTGGVLVLILLKKFRSKPVLMFAATMVLCGVVEYATSWYLEFSKGMKWWDYSGYFLNLNGRICLEGLLVFALGGCAAVYLIAPALDGLFQKIPQRQKRTICTVLLALFCADQVYSHFNPNSGKGITDYQ from the coding sequence ATGTGGAACAGAAAAGATTTAAAGCACCACGCGAAAGGCGCATTAAAAAGAAATTATTTGGGCATTGTCATAACCTGTATGCTTGTTTCAATTGCCCTGGGATATGCCGTAAGTCCGGTTAAAAGCGCGGAACAGATGTTTCATCCGAACAGCAGGCCGTCTGCCGGGGCATCTGCCGCTAAAACAGTGGATAACGCGCGGCAGGAAAGCACCAGTAACACGGAAATCGTCGACAGCTTTCTGGGCGGAATGGGCATAGAAAACGACACGGCAAAACGCTGGACAGGCGGCGTGTTGTCGCAGTTTGCAAACAACACCCAGGGTGCAGGCAGCGTGATTTATGGAATTATGAACACCATAAACCAAATTGTGTTCAGCGACCGGATCAGCCCCGGCATTATTATCGGTGCAGGTGCTCTTATCAGTTTTTTAATTTTTATTTTTCTAAAAAACGTTTTGCAAATTGGCTTCTGCCGGTATCTGCTTGAGGCCAGAATTTACAGTCGTACGCGGCTCAACAGGATTTTATTTCCCTGGCACATTAAACGCTGTTTCAGCATTGTAAAAATTATGTTTGTCAAGTGGCTGTTCCAGCTTTTTTGGACCTTTACCATTGTCGGCGGATTGATTAAAACATACTCTTACCGGCTTGTTCCGTTTATCGCTGCAGAAAATCCGGACATCAGCCCGCGGGAGGCGATTTCTCTTTCTCGTGAAATGATGAAAGGGAACAAATGGAGGGCCTTTGTGCTGGATATTTCGTTCCTGCCGTGGAGCCTTTTGAATATGCTTACGTTTAACCTGCTGGAAATCCTTTTTATTCAGCCATATAAAAAGCTGACAGACGCAGAATTTTATATGGCACTCCGCGCCCAAGCCAAAGCTGGCTGCGTTTCGGGAGTCGACCGTTTGTGCGATGTTCTGCTGGATAAAGAGGAGCAAATTGGCGAATATCCTGTTAACGATTATTTTATTCCCCCTGCTCCTGCAAGGCACTGGGCCCGCGCAGATTACAACAGAAGTTACAGCGTCTCGTCGCTGATTTTAATATTTTTTGCGTTTTCCTTTGTTGGCTGGGTGTGGGAGGTCAGTCTGCATTTGTTTAAGGACGGCGTTTTTGTAAACAGGGGCGTTTCCTTTGGGCCGTGGCTGCCTATTTACGGGACAGGCGGCGTTTTGGTTCTTATTTTGCTAAAAAAATTCAGAAGCAAGCCCGTACTTATGTTTGCCGCTACCATGGTGCTGTGCGGCGTTGTTGAATATGCCACGTCCTGGTACTTGGAGTTCAGCAAAGGCATGAAATGGTGGGATTACAGCGGTTATTTCCTCAATTTAAACGGCCGGATTTGTCTGGAAGGGCTTTTAGTTTTCGCTCTGGGCGGCTGCGCAGCAGTCTACCTCATTGCTCCCGCTCTGGACGGCCTGTTTCAAAAAATACCGCAGCGGCAGAAACGAACAATTTGCACTGTGCTTTTAGCGCTGTTCTGCGCCGATCAGGTATATTCACACTTTAACCCCAACAGCGGCAAAGGAATTACGGATTATCAATAA
- the glyA gene encoding serine hydroxymethyltransferase: MFGFDYIKNTDPEIAGVISEELERQNRNIELIASENCVSEAVMSAMGSPLTNKYAEGYPGKRYYGGCEVVDKAEELARERAKELFGAEHANVQAHSGASANLAVFFAALEPGDTVLSMNLSHGGHLSHGSPVNISGKYFNIVPYGVSEKDEKINYDEILKLAKECKPKMIIAGASAYPRIIDFERFAQIAKEVGAYLLVDMAHIAGLVAAGLHPNPVPYADFVTTTTHKTLRGPRGGLILCREEYAKMIDKAIFPGIQGGPLMHVIASKAVCFKEALTDEFKAYQNQIVKNAAVLADTLTKQGFRLVSGGTENHLMLVDLTNFDVTGKEAEKRLDEVRITVNKNTIPFETKSPFITSGIRIGTPAVTSRGMKEEDMVEIGTLIHMLISDFENSKEAVAKRVEALCAKYPLYRGGNL, translated from the coding sequence ATGTTTGGTTTCGACTACATAAAAAACACCGACCCTGAAATTGCCGGCGTTATCTCAGAAGAGCTGGAACGGCAGAACAGGAACATTGAACTGATTGCTTCGGAAAACTGTGTTTCCGAGGCGGTGATGAGCGCCATGGGCTCGCCGCTCACCAATAAATATGCGGAAGGCTATCCCGGCAAACGCTACTACGGCGGCTGCGAAGTTGTTGACAAGGCCGAGGAACTGGCAAGAGAGCGCGCAAAAGAGCTGTTTGGCGCAGAGCACGCAAACGTGCAGGCCCACTCCGGCGCAAGTGCCAATCTGGCCGTGTTTTTTGCTGCCCTTGAACCCGGCGACACCGTGCTTTCCATGAACCTTTCTCACGGGGGACATTTGTCCCACGGCAGCCCGGTGAATATTTCCGGTAAATATTTTAACATCGTTCCCTACGGCGTAAGCGAAAAGGACGAGAAAATTAACTATGACGAAATTTTAAAGCTTGCAAAGGAATGCAAGCCGAAAATGATTATTGCAGGCGCAAGCGCATATCCCAGAATCATTGATTTTGAGCGCTTTGCTCAAATTGCAAAAGAGGTGGGCGCATATCTTTTGGTGGACATGGCCCACATTGCAGGCTTGGTTGCGGCAGGGCTGCACCCCAACCCGGTGCCCTATGCCGACTTTGTAACCACCACCACCCACAAAACCCTTCGCGGCCCCAGGGGCGGACTAATCCTCTGCCGCGAGGAATATGCGAAGATGATTGACAAGGCCATTTTCCCCGGAATTCAGGGCGGCCCGCTGATGCACGTTATCGCATCTAAGGCCGTATGCTTTAAAGAAGCGTTAACAGACGAGTTTAAGGCTTATCAGAATCAGATTGTGAAAAACGCGGCTGTTTTGGCCGACACTTTAACCAAGCAGGGCTTTCGCTTAGTTTCCGGCGGCACGGAAAACCACCTGATGCTGGTAGATTTAACGAACTTTGACGTAACAGGAAAAGAAGCGGAAAAACGGCTGGACGAGGTGCGCATTACGGTGAACAAAAACACCATTCCGTTTGAAACAAAAAGCCCGTTCATCACCAGCGGCATTCGCATCGGCACGCCGGCGGTTACCTCCCGCGGCATGAAAGAGGAAGATATGGTGGAAATCGGCACGCTAATTCATATGCTCATTTCCGATTTTGAAAATTCCAAAGAAGCCGTTGCAAAGCGCGTAGAAGCACTTTGTGCAAAATATCCGCTTTACCGCGGCGGCAATTTATAG
- a CDS encoding 16S rRNA (uracil(1498)-N(3))-methyltransferase codes for MPKFFIEKNSIINGHTVISGSDAAHITKVLRLSAGDAITLCDGQGTDFSAVITDLYKDRVELNINESHPCLAEPELAVTLFQALPKQGKMDFIIEKCTELGIGRIVPVSAHRCVAAVRDAKAEEKKLARWRKIAAESVKQCGRGVIPEVTGVVPLPEAILMAGALDVTFAAYENERDMPLKSVLEAASGNGKPKSLGFFIGPEGGFESEEIASFSAAGIPAVTLGKRILRTETAGCAVLTAVMYAFGELS; via the coding sequence ATGCCGAAATTTTTTATAGAAAAAAACTCAATTATAAATGGGCACACCGTTATCTCCGGCAGCGACGCGGCTCACATTACTAAGGTTTTAAGACTATCAGCGGGCGACGCGATCACCCTGTGCGACGGCCAGGGAACAGACTTCTCCGCTGTTATTACAGACCTTTATAAAGACCGGGTGGAGCTGAACATCAACGAATCGCACCCCTGTCTGGCAGAGCCGGAGCTTGCCGTTACCCTGTTTCAGGCTTTGCCCAAGCAGGGAAAGATGGATTTCATCATTGAAAAGTGCACCGAGCTGGGAATTGGCCGTATTGTGCCCGTATCCGCCCACCGCTGTGTGGCGGCTGTGCGGGACGCAAAGGCGGAGGAAAAAAAGCTTGCCCGCTGGCGCAAAATTGCGGCAGAGTCTGTAAAACAGTGCGGCAGAGGCGTAATTCCTGAGGTAACAGGCGTTGTTCCGCTTCCTGAGGCCATTTTAATGGCCGGCGCGCTGGACGTTACCTTTGCGGCCTATGAAAACGAGCGGGACATGCCGCTAAAATCTGTTTTAGAGGCCGCTTCCGGCAATGGAAAACCAAAAAGCCTGGGCTTTTTCATCGGCCCTGAGGGCGGGTTTGAATCGGAGGAGATTGCGTCATTTTCCGCGGCGGGAATTCCTGCCGTAACGCTTGGAAAACGGATTTTGCGCACCGAAACTGCCGGCTGTGCCGTGCTCACCGCCGTGATGTATGCATTTGGCGAACTCAGTTAA
- a CDS encoding HAD family hydrolase, which produces MLKDKKVIIFDLDGTLIDSVGMWNEVDRRLILQLGGHPEEETVIQTRRDELLTRFRGEKAPYAAYCASLGMLCGSGLSAEDIHKLRYEIADGYLKNTVKLKPSAAELLSYLKAQGRTLVLASTTSRANVEKYMQWNENIKSKANFGALFSRIYTRDDVTELKPSPQVHELILSALGASPDDCLVVEDSLAGVEAANAANIAVVAVADRNSAQDETQIRARSDAFFSDCAALHAFFAGGKAGASSLDKPDAK; this is translated from the coding sequence ATGCTGAAAGATAAAAAGGTAATCATTTTCGATTTAGATGGCACACTGATAGACTCGGTCGGCATGTGGAACGAGGTGGACCGCAGGCTGATTTTGCAGTTGGGCGGCCATCCTGAAGAAGAAACCGTTATTCAAACGCGGCGTGACGAGCTTTTAACCCGGTTCCGCGGAGAAAAAGCCCCCTATGCAGCTTACTGTGCCAGTTTAGGAATGCTTTGCGGATCAGGCCTGTCAGCGGAGGACATTCACAAACTGCGGTATGAAATAGCAGACGGCTATTTGAAAAACACCGTGAAGTTAAAGCCCAGCGCGGCGGAACTGCTGTCTTATTTAAAGGCGCAGGGGCGAACCCTGGTGCTTGCCAGCACCACCTCCCGGGCCAATGTGGAAAAGTATATGCAGTGGAATGAAAACATCAAAAGCAAGGCAAACTTTGGCGCGCTGTTTTCGCGCATTTACACCCGGGACGATGTAACAGAGCTAAAGCCCTCGCCTCAGGTGCATGAGCTGATTTTGTCCGCCCTCGGTGCATCCCCTGACGATTGTTTGGTGGTGGAAGACTCCCTGGCCGGCGTGGAGGCGGCAAATGCTGCAAACATTGCAGTCGTTGCCGTGGCAGACCGGAATTCTGCTCAGGACGAAACACAAATCCGCGCACGCTCCGACGCGTTTTTTTCAGACTGCGCCGCTCTGCACGCGTTTTTTGCCGGCGGCAAAGCCGGTGCGTCTTCTCTTGACAAACCGGACGCAAAATGA
- a CDS encoding LL-diaminopimelate aminotransferase translates to MNLNTNYKNLQQSYLFSTIGKKVADFQKTNPALPIIKLGIGDVTRPLCPAVVNAMKKACDEMGKAESFRGYGPEQGYGFLKEAILNYYKEKGVSLELDEIFVSDGAKSDVGNILDLFDKDNTVLVPDPVYPVYVDTNIMDGRNIVYMNANEENGFLPMPDEAVKAGLIYLCSPNNPTGAVYTKDQLKAWVDYAIDNHAIILFDAAYEAFVRDSSLPRSIFEIEGAKKCAIEFCSFSKTAGFTGTRCGYTVVPLELESDGLSLNKMWLRRQTTKFNGVNYIVQRGAEAVFSPEGRKQIQENIDGYMENAKVIVATMKKLGIFYTGGENSPYIWLKCPEGMKSWDFFDYLLTKLSINGTPGAGFGENGEGFFRLTAFGDPEQTKEAMRRLENADIYKK, encoded by the coding sequence ATGAACTTAAACACCAATTACAAAAATTTACAACAGAGCTATCTGTTTTCCACCATCGGAAAAAAAGTGGCAGATTTTCAAAAAACCAATCCGGCGCTTCCCATCATTAAGCTTGGCATTGGCGACGTAACCCGCCCCCTTTGCCCCGCCGTGGTAAACGCCATGAAAAAGGCCTGCGACGAAATGGGCAAAGCAGAAAGCTTCCGCGGATATGGCCCGGAGCAGGGTTATGGCTTTTTAAAAGAAGCCATTTTAAATTATTATAAAGAAAAAGGCGTAAGCCTGGAATTAGATGAAATTTTTGTCAGCGACGGAGCAAAAAGTGATGTGGGCAACATTTTAGATTTGTTCGACAAAGACAACACCGTACTGGTTCCCGACCCGGTGTATCCAGTGTATGTGGACACGAACATCATGGACGGAAGAAATATTGTTTACATGAACGCCAATGAAGAAAACGGCTTTTTGCCCATGCCGGACGAAGCGGTGAAAGCCGGCCTTATTTACCTGTGCTCGCCCAACAATCCCACCGGTGCGGTTTATACCAAAGATCAGCTGAAAGCGTGGGTGGACTATGCAATTGATAACCACGCGATAATTCTGTTCGACGCAGCCTATGAGGCCTTTGTGCGGGACAGCTCCCTTCCCCGCAGTATTTTTGAAATTGAGGGCGCGAAAAAATGTGCCATTGAATTCTGCTCGTTCTCGAAAACGGCAGGCTTTACGGGAACGCGCTGCGGTTACACCGTTGTTCCTCTGGAGCTGGAGTCAGACGGTCTTTCCTTAAACAAAATGTGGCTGCGCCGCCAAACCACCAAGTTTAACGGCGTGAACTATATCGTTCAGCGTGGTGCCGAGGCGGTGTTCTCCCCCGAGGGCAGAAAGCAAATTCAGGAAAACATTGACGGTTATATGGAAAACGCCAAAGTAATTGTAGCAACCATGAAAAAGCTGGGCATTTTCTACACCGGCGGCGAAAATTCACCCTACATCTGGCTTAAGTGCCCGGAAGGCATGAAGTCGTGGGACTTTTTCGACTATTTGCTCACCAAGCTTTCCATCAACGGCACGCCGGGGGCGGGTTTTGGCGAAAATGGCGAAGGGTTCTTCCGGCTCACGGCTTTCGGCGACCCGGAGCAGACGAAAGAAGCTATGCGCCGATTAGAAAACGCGGATATTTATAAAAAGTAA
- the dapF gene encoding diaminopimelate epimerase, translating into MKLHFTKMHGIGNDYIYFNCFETEIENPEELAIRLSDRHFSVGGDGIVLILPPDEPEKADAKMRMFNADGSEGNMCGNAIRCVGKFLFDHGLVSKTTILVETKSGTKRLTLSVENGEVAAVRVNMGKAELAPEKIPVTLTGDKIVGFETTVGGEVHKITCVSMGNPHNVIFTDDPYGLDLEKIGPGFENDPLFPERVNTEFVRLTGKNELTMRVWERGSGETWACGTGACAAAVAACENGLCEKGADILVKLRGGDLTICYTDDAVYMTGPAAYAFCGEVEV; encoded by the coding sequence ATGAAACTTCATTTTACAAAAATGCACGGCATTGGAAACGACTATATTTATTTTAACTGTTTTGAAACAGAAATTGAAAACCCCGAGGAGCTTGCAATTCGGCTTTCAGACCGGCACTTTTCTGTGGGCGGCGATGGCATTGTGCTGATTTTGCCGCCGGACGAGCCTGAAAAAGCTGATGCAAAAATGCGCATGTTTAATGCCGACGGCTCGGAGGGGAACATGTGCGGCAACGCCATTCGCTGTGTGGGAAAATTTTTGTTCGACCACGGGCTTGTTTCTAAAACCACCATCTTGGTGGAAACGAAAAGCGGAACAAAGCGCCTGACCCTTTCCGTAGAAAACGGCGAAGTGGCGGCGGTGCGCGTGAACATGGGCAAAGCCGAGCTTGCGCCGGAGAAAATCCCCGTAACGCTCACCGGCGACAAAATTGTGGGCTTTGAAACAACAGTGGGCGGCGAGGTGCACAAAATCACCTGTGTTTCCATGGGCAATCCACACAACGTAATTTTTACAGACGACCCCTATGGCTTAGACCTTGAAAAAATTGGCCCCGGGTTTGAAAACGACCCCCTGTTCCCGGAGCGGGTGAACACCGAATTTGTTCGGTTAACGGGCAAAAACGAACTTACAATGCGCGTGTGGGAACGCGGCAGCGGCGAAACCTGGGCCTGCGGCACAGGCGCCTGTGCGGCGGCGGTAGCCGCCTGTGAAAATGGACTGTGCGAAAAGGGTGCAGACATTTTGGTAAAGCTCCGCGGCGGCGATTTAACCATTTGTTACACAGACGACGCGGTTTACATGACCGGCCCTGCCGCCTATGCGTTTTGCGGCGAGGTTGAGGTATAA
- a CDS encoding ANTAR domain-containing protein — MNSILIANSAPKNQNYLKDLVSSGDCETLDFASSGSEARRMVIDADYDLVIINTPLSDEFGHDFALYCADSTVSGVMLLVKSDLADSILERVEEFGIFVLEKPFHKPFFYQAVKLLEASRSRLLGLKNENVQLQKRIEEIRIIDRAKCVLMERLSLSEDQAYSYLKRHAMDMRVTKEKVARAVLATYGGTDPLKKGIDK, encoded by the coding sequence GTGAACAGCATTTTAATTGCCAACAGCGCCCCCAAAAACCAGAATTACTTAAAAGACCTGGTTTCCTCGGGCGACTGTGAAACCCTTGATTTTGCATCAAGCGGCAGCGAGGCAAGGCGCATGGTGATTGACGCCGACTACGATTTGGTAATCATCAACACGCCGCTGTCAGACGAGTTTGGTCACGACTTTGCGCTTTACTGTGCAGACTCTACCGTCTCCGGCGTTATGCTTTTAGTAAAATCCGATTTGGCAGACTCCATTTTAGAACGGGTGGAGGAATTTGGGATTTTTGTGCTGGAAAAGCCCTTTCACAAACCGTTTTTCTATCAGGCGGTGAAGCTGTTAGAGGCCTCGCGCAGCCGTCTTTTGGGGCTCAAGAACGAAAACGTCCAGCTGCAAAAGCGGATTGAGGAAATCCGCATTATTGACCGGGCAAAATGCGTGCTCATGGAACGGCTGTCTTTGTCAGAAGACCAGGCCTACAGCTATTTAAAGCGCCACGCCATGGACATGCGTGTGACAAAAGAAAAGGTCGCCCGGGCGGTACTCGCCACCTATGGAGGCACAGACCCTTTAAAGAAAGGAATCGATAAATGA
- a CDS encoding glutamine synthetase family protein, translated as MDYTQSEVLQFVSENDVKFIRLAFCDIFGNMKNISIMPGELSRAFRTGISFDASRLLGMMDFTDTDLSLFPDPATLKVLPWRPSHGRVVRLFCDIRCSDGTPFLGDGRNLLRQTEQKLKKKGLTAQIGTECEFYLFERDDAGRPTSIPFDHAGYLDVAPLDKGENVRRDICLTLEKMGISPSASHHEKGPGQNEIHFNSAPPLLAADNFITFKSVVKTMAASNGLFASFLPLPLENEAASGLHVNISLEKGGANAVSESFIAGVLNHAAEITVFLNPLTNSYERFGTGAPNDVSWSYKNLTSLLRVKETPGGTTVNLRSPDAASNPYLALCLILNAGLDGIARGLPLCPPAETQEAIGNSERLPLSLKDAAQAAADSPFISTVLPRQLVDFYTACKIKEFETMQAAESAEAFCQNAYFLTV; from the coding sequence ATGGACTATACACAATCAGAGGTGCTGCAGTTTGTATCGGAAAACGACGTGAAGTTTATCCGTTTGGCGTTCTGCGACATTTTTGGAAACATGAAAAACATTTCCATCATGCCCGGTGAGCTTTCCCGGGCATTTCGAACGGGTATATCGTTCGATGCCTCCCGTCTTTTGGGAATGATGGATTTTACGGATACGGACCTTTCCCTGTTCCCCGACCCCGCCACGTTAAAAGTGCTGCCCTGGCGGCCGTCCCACGGGCGGGTTGTGCGGCTGTTCTGCGACATTCGCTGCTCCGACGGCACGCCCTTTTTAGGGGACGGGCGAAACCTGCTGCGGCAAACAGAACAAAAGCTGAAAAAAAAGGGGCTTACGGCGCAAATCGGCACAGAGTGCGAGTTTTACCTGTTTGAGCGGGACGACGCAGGCCGCCCCACCAGCATTCCGTTCGACCATGCAGGCTATCTGGACGTGGCACCCCTAGACAAGGGCGAAAACGTGCGTCGTGATATTTGCCTCACCTTAGAAAAAATGGGCATTTCCCCCTCGGCCTCCCACCACGAAAAGGGGCCGGGCCAGAACGAAATTCACTTTAACAGCGCGCCGCCCCTTTTGGCGGCGGATAATTTCATCACCTTTAAGTCGGTGGTGAAAACCATGGCGGCTTCAAACGGGCTGTTTGCCTCGTTTCTGCCTCTTCCCTTAGAAAATGAGGCCGCAAGCGGCCTGCATGTTAACATATCGCTGGAAAAGGGCGGTGCAAACGCGGTAAGCGAAAGCTTTATTGCCGGTGTGCTGAACCACGCCGCGGAAATAACCGTGTTTTTAAACCCCCTCACCAACTCCTATGAACGGTTTGGAACCGGCGCGCCGAACGACGTTTCCTGGTCTTACAAAAATTTGACCAGCCTGCTCCGGGTGAAGGAAACGCCCGGCGGCACAACGGTAAACCTGCGCTCGCCGGACGCAGCTTCAAACCCCTATTTGGCCCTGTGCCTGATTTTAAACGCCGGGTTAGACGGCATTGCCCGCGGTCTTCCCCTCTGCCCTCCTGCTGAAACGCAAGAGGCCATTGGCAACAGCGAACGCCTGCCCCTTTCCTTAAAAGACGCGGCGCAGGCCGCAGCAGACTCCCCGTTTATCAGCACGGTTTTGCCGCGTCAGCTTGTAGATTTTTACACAGCCTGCAAAATAAAAGAGTTTGAAACAATGCAGGCGGCGGAATCAGCGGAGGCTTTTTGCCAAAACGCCTACTTTTTAACGGTTTGA